In Cololabis saira isolate AMF1-May2022 chromosome 14, fColSai1.1, whole genome shotgun sequence, a single genomic region encodes these proteins:
- the LOC133459375 gene encoding uncharacterized protein LOC133459375, with protein MACTSCGTLLLVEDGHELCPQCLGVGHLREALSDPCINCSILPLSVREDRLRQVEGLLFRSDLPPSGPAHVSAGSRKKHRDKRRAGPHDERSGPTQKKAKDAPSRSEMEDLWAELEQLKALVRERALPSPPLAVPWESDCGDDAMSTRASNSMFQGRDSVFGSGEYPSPELPCLVVDPASIQAEAGSETSLRSSGSTELGEGPCPLQATLRAALAKVGLDDAPAAQPASNPFFRRSPVAPPFDVPPSPAFLQELRRCWADPKAFAYHGKDARTLASMRQAEQHGLVHMPPVDPCIASLVLSPDEALKDKARCPRPQCRVTDSLLSTAYDAAGRMARIGNSLSVLILAQSQMLQSEHEGGELGDTNDAALQAFGLMTRELGRLMSTLVVTRRQVWLAQAPMSDDCRQTLRKLPVVPGQLFGPEAEQALERRKQSGQASEAWGRRSASMGPPAQHSRRRGAQDLRRSHSPSPPPQPWQHSRVAGGGGRLPRGAHPPPRRSQRVQGQHQRPPKPPNNPRDVWVLKTLSQGYRLQFRRRPPPPSGVRETSVRDRGRALCLSQEIAKLLDKKAITRVHPHTQSCGFYSTYFLIPKKDTSFRPVLDLRGLNQYLKVLPFRMLRTRDVLQSVTPGEWFTSIDLKDAYFHVPIHPDHRRFLSFAFQGHAYQFTVLPFGLSLAPRIFTRCMRAALTSLCLSGVKILPYLDDWLICAPSLQEAELMTSMVLTHIEALGMSVNWEKSLLRPTQQTTFIGLSLDSVSMQTRLTAERAERIQDLLRSFRLGMRLPVHAWLRLLGMLSAASAVTPLGLLHLRPLQMWFNSLQMDPRLHRWVKVKVTHQCLIHLHRWRDSTFLLHGVPLGSVPSRREVVTTDASPQGWGAVWQKRSVQGVWGPLWRGRHINVLELRTVYLALRHFLPFLRGKHVLVRTDNTSRVFHVNHQGGTRSLDSLNEARRLWMWAHPQLASLRAMHLPGRANVVADSLSRRQLPPGDWRLHPQVVRMIWDRYGEARVDLFASECTTHCPLWFSLAETSAPLGMDALANTWPRGLLYAFPPIPLVMPTLHRVRLSGHRVLLVAPKWPSRIWFSTLLSLLDGEPWQLPVRSDLLSQLGGEVWHPSPSLLQLWAWPLRGKGHS; from the exons ATGGCTTGTACATCGTGTGGCACTCTactgttggtagaggatggccatGAATTGTGCCCCCAGTGTCTGGGGGTGGGGCACCTGAGGGAGGCCCTCTCCGACCCCTGCATCAACTGCAGCATTTTGCCGCTCTCGGTGAGAGAGGACCGGCTGCGTCaggtggaaggcctcctctttaGGAGCGACCTCCCACCCTCTGGGCCCGCTCATGTCAGTGCAGGTTCCCGCAAAAAGCACCGGGACAAGCGCAGAGCGGGGCCCCATGACGAGCGCAGTGGCCCTACGCAGAAGAAGGCGAAGGATGCTCCCTCACGCAGTGAGATGGAGGATTTATGGGCTGAACTGGAGCAGCTTAAGGCCTTAGTGAGGGAGCGGGCTCTGCCCTCCCCACCTCTGGCGGTCCCCTGGGAGTCAGATTGTGGAGACGATGCTATGTCTACCAGGGCTTCAAACTCCATGTTTCAAGGCCGTGACAGTGTGTTTGGCTCTGGCGAGTATCCCTCCCCTGAGCTGCCGTGTCTGGTGGTTGACCCAGCTAGCATACAGGCAGAGGCTGGCTCGGAGACATCCCTCAGGAGCTCTGGGAGCACTGAGCTGGGAGAGGGCCCCTGCCCTTTGCAGGCAACACTGCGTGCGGCCCTGGCTAAGGTCGGGCTGGATGATGCGCCCGCTGCCCAACCGGCGAGCAACCCATTCTTTCGCCGGAGTCCTGTAGCCCCGCCCTTTGATGTCCCACCCTCGCCTGCTTTTTTGCAGGAGCTGCGGCGCTGCTGGGCAGATCCAAAGGCGTTTGCCTACCATGGCAAGGATGCGAGGACTTTGGCCTCCATGCGCCAGGCGGAGCAACATGGCCTGGTTCACATGCCTCCCGTGGACCCGTGTATCGCCTCACTGGTCCTTTCACCAGATGAGGCGCTCAAAGATAAGGCCCGCTGTCCTAGGCCTCAGTGCCGGGTAACGGATAGCCTTCTCTCGACGGCTTATGATGCGGCAGGCCGCATGGCTCGCATTGGGAACTCCCTCTCCGTGCTCATCCTCGCCCAGTCCCAGATGTTGCAGTCGGAGCATGAGGGCGGGGAGTTGGGTGACACTAACgacgctgcgctccaagccttcGGGCTGATGACCAGAGAGCTTGGCcgcctgatgtccaccctggtggtgaCGCGGCGTCAGGTGTGGCTGGCGCAGGCACCCATGTCTGATGATTGCAGGCAGACGCTACGGAAGCTTCCGGTAGTGCCGGGCCAGTTGTTTGGGCCAGAGGCAGAACAGGCGTTGGAGCGCAGGAAGCAGTCGGGTCAGGCATCAGAGGCCTGGGGTCGTCGGAGTGCGAGCATGGGACCCCCAGCTCAGCACTCCAGGAGACGGGGCGCACAAGACCTGCGCCGCTCACATTCCCCGAGCCCCCCTCCGCAGCCCTGGCAGCACAGCCGGGTTGCTGGGGGTGGTGGGCGTCTGCCCAGGGGCGCACACCCTCCACCTCGCCGGTCTCAGCGGGTGCAGGGGCAACACCAGCGtccccccaaacccccaaatAATCCTCGAG ATGTATGGGTTTTGAAAACACTGTCCCAGGGCTACAGGTTGCAGTTCCGCCGCCGGCCCCCACCACCCTCCGGGGTCAGGGAAACCTCGGTCAGAGACCGCGGGAGGGCCCTGTGTTTGTCACAGGAGATAGCCAAACTCTTggacaaaaaggccatcacaagAGTTCACCCACATACACAGAGCTGTGGGTTTTACTCAACATACTTCCTCATTCCGAAGAAAGACACTTCTTTTCGGCCTGTGCTGGACCTTCGGGGTCTGAACCAGTACCTGAAGGTCCTCCCATTTCGGATGCTGCGTACACGCGACGTCCTTCAATCTGTCACTCCAGGGGAGTGGTTCACCTCCATAGACCTCAAGGACGCCTACTTTcacgtcccaatacacccagacCACAGACGGTTTCTCAGTTTTGCCTTTCAAGGCCACGCCTACCAGTTCACCGTCCTGCCTTTCGGCCTGTCCCTGGCTCCTCGCATCTTCACCAGATGCATGAGGGCGGCCTTGACATCGCTATGCCTGTCGGGAGTAAAGATTCTCCCATATCTGGACGACTGGCTTATATGCGCCCCCTCGCTCCAGGAGGCAGAGCTGATGACATCCATGGTCCTCACACATATCGAGGCTCTGGGCATGTCGGTAAATTGGGAGAAGAGCTTGTTGCGTCCTACGCAGCAGACCACCTTCATCGGCCTGTCTCTCGATTCCGTATCGATGCAGACACGCCTTACTGCAGAGCGGGCAGAGCGGATTCAGGACCTGCTGCGGTCCTTCCGCCTCGGGATGAGGTTGCCCGTCCACGCATGGCTCCGTCTGCTGGGGATGCTGTCGGCGGCCTCGGCTGTGACACCTCTGGGGCTGCTGCACCTgcgccccctgcagatgtggtTCAACAGCCTCCAGATGGACCCTCGCCTTCACAGGTGGGTCAAGGTCAAGGTTACGCACCAGTGCCTTATTCATCTCCACCGGTGGCGGGACAGCACCTTTCTATTGCACGGTGTTCCTCTCGGCTCAGTCCCTTCGAGGCGAGAGGTGGTGACAACAGATGCCTCACCTCAGGGTTGGGGTGCGGTATGGCAGAAGAGGTCAGTCCAGGGGGTTTGGGGCCCTCTGTGGCGGGGACGGCACATCAATGTCCTAGAACTCCGGACTGTCTACTTGGCGCTGAGGCACTTCTTGCCCTTTCTCAGGGGCAAGCATGTCCTCGTCCGGACAGACAACACTTCGAGAGTGTTTCAtgtcaaccaccaggggggaaCCAGGTCGCTGGACTCCCTGAACGAGGCCCGGAGGTTGTGGATGTGGGCTCATCCTCAATTGGCCTCCTTGAGGGCAATGCACCTCCCTGGCAGAGCCAACGTGGTGGCGGATTCCCTCTCACGCCGGCAGCTGCCCCCAGGGGACTGGCGGTTGCACCCCCAGGTGGTGCGAATGATTTGGGATCGATACGGGGAAGCCCGTGTGGATCTGTTCGCCTCGGAGTGTACGACTCATTGTCCACTGTGGTTCTCCTTGGCAGAGACCAGTGCCCCGCTCGGGATGGACGCTCTCGCCAACACTTGGCCGAGAGGCCTCCTTTATGCGTTCCCTCCGATTCCCCTGGTGATGCCCACGCTTCACAGGGTGAGATTATCGGGTCACAGGGTCCTCCTGGTGGCGCCCAAGTGGCCCTCGAGGATTTGGTTCTCCACGCTCCTCAGCCTGTTGGACGGGGAGCCTTGGCAGCTCCCAGTACGGTCGGACCTCCTGTCCCAGCTGGGCGGGGAGGTATGGCATCCCTCTCCGAGCCTCCTTCAACTCTGGGCCTGGCCGTTGAGAGGGAAGGGTCATTCTTGA